In one Streptomyces sp. T12 genomic region, the following are encoded:
- the serC gene encoding phosphoserine transaminase, translated as MAEIQIPADIKPADGRFGAGPSKVRTEALDALAATGTSLLGTSHRQAPVKNLVGQVREGISELFQLPDGYEVVLGNGGSTAFWDIATHGLIENKSQHLTFGEFSSKFAKAAKLAPWLAEPEVISTDPGTHPEPVAAAGVDVYAFTHNETSTGVAMPIKRVAGADEGALVLVDATSGAGGLPVDVSETDVYYFAPQKSFASDGGLWIGVFSPAAIERAERIHASGRHIPEFFSLPTAIDNSRKNQTYNTPALATLFLLNQQLEWINGQGGLDWAVRRTATSARTLYGWAEDIKYANPFVTDPAKRSAVIGTIDFTDEIDAAAVAKVLRANGIVDTEPYRKLGRNQLRVAMFPAIDPADIDALTKCIDYVIEKL; from the coding sequence GTGGCTGAGATCCAGATTCCCGCTGACATCAAGCCCGCCGACGGACGTTTCGGCGCGGGCCCCTCCAAGGTGCGGACGGAAGCGCTGGACGCGCTGGCCGCGACCGGTACCTCCCTCCTCGGCACCTCCCACCGCCAGGCCCCGGTCAAGAACCTGGTCGGCCAGGTGCGCGAGGGCATCTCCGAGCTGTTCCAGCTGCCCGACGGCTACGAGGTCGTCCTCGGCAACGGCGGCTCCACCGCGTTCTGGGACATCGCGACGCACGGCCTGATCGAGAACAAGTCGCAGCACCTCACGTTCGGTGAGTTCAGCTCGAAGTTCGCCAAGGCCGCCAAGCTCGCCCCGTGGCTGGCCGAGCCGGAGGTCATCTCCACCGACCCGGGCACGCACCCCGAGCCGGTCGCCGCGGCGGGCGTCGACGTCTACGCCTTCACGCACAACGAGACCTCGACCGGTGTCGCCATGCCGATCAAGCGCGTGGCAGGTGCCGACGAGGGCGCCCTGGTCCTCGTGGACGCCACCTCCGGCGCCGGCGGCCTCCCGGTCGACGTCTCCGAGACGGACGTCTACTACTTCGCCCCGCAGAAATCCTTCGCCTCCGACGGCGGCCTGTGGATCGGCGTGTTCTCCCCGGCCGCCATCGAGCGCGCCGAGCGCATTCACGCGTCCGGCCGCCACATCCCGGAGTTCTTCTCGCTCCCCACGGCGATCGACAACTCCCGCAAGAACCAGACGTACAACACCCCGGCGCTCGCCACCCTCTTCCTGCTGAACCAGCAGCTGGAGTGGATCAACGGCCAGGGCGGCCTCGACTGGGCGGTCCGCCGTACGGCCACCTCCGCCCGCACGCTGTACGGCTGGGCCGAGGACATCAAGTACGCCAACCCGTTCGTCACCGACCCGGCCAAGCGCTCGGCGGTCATCGGCACGATCGACTTCACGGACGAGATCGACGCCGCCGCCGTCGCCAAGGTGCTGCGCGCCAACGGCATCGTCGACACCGAGCCCTACCGCAAGCTCGGCCGCAACCAGCTGCGCGTCGCGATGTTCCCGGCGATCGACCCGGCGGACATCGACGCGCTGACGAAGTGCATCGACTACGTGATCGAGAAGCTCTGA
- a CDS encoding TetR/AcrR family transcriptional regulator, translating to MSSYGSRPLGRGPAKPQQRRSQETHAALLRAADAGFSTEGWRGTSVERIAAAAGTSVGSVYTRFGSKRDLLLAVVGERLEEITGLVETTEFTELLHDPVGGLRATVALVVSRRRGAAGLLTAWADACIDHPEMRELETGIRDSIVKQLRDRLELLSAHPGMRPEIDLDQLAIAVCGLIEGLHLPPWTSLSDEEATDICSRLILHTCLRDDALPPS from the coding sequence ATGAGCTCATACGGGAGCCGACCCCTCGGCCGGGGTCCGGCCAAACCGCAACAGCGGCGCAGCCAGGAGACCCACGCCGCGCTGCTGCGTGCCGCGGACGCCGGTTTCAGCACCGAGGGCTGGCGCGGCACCTCCGTGGAGCGCATCGCGGCGGCGGCCGGCACGTCCGTGGGCAGCGTGTACACCCGCTTCGGCAGCAAGCGCGACCTGCTGCTCGCGGTGGTGGGCGAGCGCCTCGAGGAGATCACCGGGCTGGTCGAGACGACCGAGTTCACCGAGCTCCTGCACGACCCCGTAGGCGGACTCAGGGCGACCGTCGCGCTGGTGGTGAGCCGCCGTCGCGGAGCCGCCGGACTGCTGACCGCCTGGGCCGACGCGTGCATCGATCATCCCGAGATGCGCGAGCTGGAGACCGGCATCCGCGACAGCATCGTCAAGCAGTTGCGCGACCGACTGGAGCTGCTCTCGGCGCACCCCGGGATGCGCCCGGAGATCGATCTGGACCAACTGGCCATCGCCGTATGCGGGTTGATCGAAGGCCTGCACCTGCCGCCGTGGACGAGCCTCAGCGACGAGGAGGCCACCGACATCTGTTCCCGGCTCATCCTGCACACCTGCCTGCGCGACGACGCCCTCCCGCCGTCCTAG